The Microbacterium schleiferi genome contains the following window.
CCGCAATCGTCTTCGCCGGCGCCGCAGCTTTCGCGCTGCGCGCCCGCGACATCACTGGCTGATCGTCAGCGGTAGTCGCCGAGCGGACACAGGGGCGGCTGAGCGCCGGCGTGGGTGACTGCGTCGGCGCCCACCGCGCACGCGGCAGCCAGCGCGACCTCATCGGGCCACCCGGCGTGCACGGCCAGCGTGATCGCCGCGCTGAACGCGTCGCCGGCACCGACGGCGCTCACGGCCTCGACACCTGGCGACGGCGCGGTGAGAACACGCTGGCCGTCTCGCCACAGCGACGCCCCGCGCGCCCCGTGGGTGACCACGACCAGGCGCGCCGCCCCCACCGCCGGCAGCGCCGCGAATTCGGCGTCGTTGACGATCACCAGATCCGCACGCCGCAGCACGGATGCCGGAACCTCGCGAGCGGGAGCCGCGTTGAGCGCGAAGAACCCCGGGACGGATGCCGCGAGGGCCTCGACCGCGTCAGAGGGAATCTCCAGTTGCGCGAGCACCGCCTCGTCCGGTGCGAACGGCCCGACGCCCTCGACGGCGTCGTTGGCGCCGGCACAGACGACGATCGTGTTCTCACCCGTGGCATCCACCGTGATCAGCGCCGTTCCCGTCGGCTCCGCGACCACGCGGATCCCCGACGTGTCCACCCCCGCGCGTCGAAGGTTCTCGACCATGACCCGGCCGTCCGCGTCGTCTCCGACGGCGCCGAGCATCCGAACCGCCGCACCCAACCGCGCGGCTGCGGCGGCCTGATTCGCCCCCTTGCCGCCGGCGTCGCGGACGGGACCCGCGCCCCGCACGGTCTCGCCCGGAATCGGGAGCTCCCCCACCGCGACCGAGACGTCGACGTTGATGCTTCCGACCACGCAGAGCGGGCCCAGACCTCGGGATGTCATGCCGATATTCCATCACGCACCGTCACCGCGGCTACGACCGAGAGCGCCGCGCGCGATATAACCGAAGGGGTGCGCGACGCGCCCCGGACACCGCCGTCCGCTCACCTCACCCCCGGGAGCGACATGACTGCGCCTCTTCCGCTTTACCTCGACTGCGACACCGGCATCGACGACACCGTCGCCCTCGCGTACCTGCTGCGCTCGCCCGCCGCAGAGCTCGTCGGCATCGGCACGGTCAGCGGCAACACGGATGCCGCACAGGCGGCTCGCAACACCCTCGACCTGCTGGCGCTGGCAGGCTCCCCCCACATCCCCGTCGCGGTGGGCGCCCACGACCACCTCACCCACCCGTACGGCGGCGGAGCACCTCACGTGCACGGCGACAACGGCATCGGCGGAGTCATCCTGCCGGGTTCGAGCGCCTCACCGGACACGCGGGACGCGGCAGACCTTCTCCTCGATCTCTCCCACACCCACGCGGGCTCGCTGCACATCCTCACCATCGGCCCCGTGACCAACATCGCGATCGCCCTTCAGCGTGACCCGACGCTGCCCTCGAGGATCTCGGGTGTCACGGCGATGGGTGGCGCGGCCCTTGTTCCCGGGAACAGCACTCCCGCGGCGGAGGCGAACATCTTCAATGACCCGGCGGCGGCTGATGCCCTCGCGCGCGCCGACTGGGACGTCACCTTCGTGCCGCTGGATGTGACGATGAACCACATCCTCACCGACGACGACCGGGAGCTTCTGCTGTCTTCCGCCGATCCGTTCGCCCGCGCGGTCGGCGAGATCCTCGACCACTACCTGGACTTCTATGTTCCGCAGTTCGGCGAGCGGCTGAGCCCTCTGCATGACCCGCTGGCGGCGATGGCCGCGCTCGGGGCGCCGGGCATCGGTCGAAGCCTCCGGGTACCGGTTGTCATCGACACGACCGACGGGCCTTCTCGCGGATCAACGGTCGTCGACATGCGCGGGCAGCGCCTCGGACCCCGCGATCACGAGGGCGTGCGAACCCGCGTGCTCTTCGAGGGAGCCGACACGCTCACCGAGCACCTCGTGTCCACGATTCTGGGCGCATCGACCACGCCGTAGTCCACGGCGCGGGGCGCCGGCTCACGGCAGAGGCTCAGCGGGCTCCGGACCGGTGCTGACGGCGCCTGTCGCCGGGCGGGCGGATGCGGTGCGCACCGCACCCATGCTCGCCGCGATGACCAGCGCGATGCCGGCGACCTCGAGCCAGGTCATGGCCTGTCCGAGCAGCAACCAGCCGGCAAGCGTCGCGGTCGCGGGAGCGAGACTCATCAAAATCGCGAACGCGGATGCCGCCAGTCGCCGCAGCGCGAGCAGCTCCAGCGCGTACGGAATCGTCGATGAGAGCACGGCGACGGCGGCGCCGAGAGCAAGCAGGTCGATGCGCACGAGGGCTCCGCCCGCAGCGACCAGACCCGCTGGCAAGGCAGCGAGCGCTCCCACCACCATCGCAAGCGCCAACCCGTCCAGGCGTGGAAACTCCCGGCCCACGCGCGCGGAGGCCAGGATGTACAGCGCCCAGCTGGATGCCGCGCCCAGGGCGAACAGCACCCCGATCGGATCCAACCGATCCCATCCGCCGCCGGCCAGCGCAACGACCCCGACAAGCGCGAGGCCGGCCCACAGCCACGCGCTGGCACGACGAGCGGCGATCACCGAGAGCACGAGTGGCCCGAGCACTTCGATCGTCACGGTGACGCCGAGCGGAAGCCGTTCGAGCGCGAGGTAGAACAGACCGTTCATGAGGGCAAGAACGAGCCCGAACCCGATGACCGATCGCCAGGCCGTCGGGGTGTGACTGCGCACGCGGGGCCGCGCGATGACCATGAGGATGACAGCCGAGAACCCCAGGCGCAGGAACACGATGCCGAGGGGCCCGAGGGCGGGGAAGAGCAGAACGGCGAGGGATGCGCCCAGCTCTTGGCACACCAGCCCCGTCACGACCATCCCCACCGCGATGGGCGGCGACGACACGAGGGCGGCGCGCGGCGCGCTCACCCCGCGCCCGAGATCACGGCTCGGGCAGCGGGCAGACCGCCGCGCCGCGAATGGTCTCGCCCTGCTGCTCAGCCGTCCAGGGCAGGCCTGCCGCCGGCGCCGTCTCACCGGCCGCCGCCGGGGCCTTCGAGGCGATCGCCGCAAGCTCCCAGGCGAGGTTCGCCGCAAGCCCGGCGGGAGCCGCGGAGTTGTTGAGGACGACGGCGACAGTGAGTCCCGTGTCGGGGTCGGCGTACGCTGCCGTGATGTATCCGGGCATCGCGCCGTGCTGGCCGATCAGTCCCCCGGCGGTGAATGCCCCGCCGTCGTAGGTGTACCAGGTCGGCGCGCCCGCGTAGGCCGCCCGAGGACTGTCGAAGCGGGTCTGGTCCTCTCCCAAGAGGGCACCGGTGGCAAGCGCCTGCGCATACCGCCCGAGATCGGTGATCGTCGACACCGCGCCCGAGTCGGCAAAGCCGATGCTCGCCGACAGCTCGGTGATCTCGACGGGGTCTGCACACAGCAGCTGCCCGTCTTCGCCCGGCAGGGAGTTGTTGCCCTGCAGCGAGGGGGTCCCCGTGTCACCCGAGGGCGTCGCGGGCGCAGAGCCGGGTAGCCACGTGGATTCGAGGCCGAGGGGCTCGGTGACGTACTGCTCGATCAGGTCGGGCAGTGACGTCGCAGTCGCCGATTCGAGCGCGACGCCGAGCAGGAAATACCCGGCATCCGAGTCGACAAAAGCGTCACCGGGTTCCGTGGTTCGCTCCCGACCCATGCCGTACGCTGCCAGCTCGAGCGGGGGCCATTCGCGGTTCGGAGTCTTGACCCATTCGTTCCAGAGCGACGGCGCCGATGCGCCGATGCCCGACGAACTGTCACACAACTCGCCGAGTGTCACGTCTTCCAGCCCCGAGGCGCCGCCGACGTAGTCCGAGACGAGGTCATCGAGGGCGACGACCTCTCGCTCGACGAGCTCGTAGAGCACGTCGCACGTCATCGCCCGCGTCACACGCGCCGCACGAAACTCCATGTCGGCGGTGACCGACTGGGAGCTTTTCGGAGACTGCGTTCCGACACCCTCGACCCACGAGCCGCTCCACGGCGCCCACACGCCGACGATGGCGCCCGAGGAACCGGTCGCCGCCATCGCTTCATTGAGGGCGGCATCCAGCTGCGCCTGCGTCTCGGTGGGGAAATCTCCCTCGACCTGTGCCGGCACATCGATCTCGACAGACTCCGTGGGAGCGCACCCAACGAGCATCGCCGCGAGGGCAACCGTCACGATTCCGACCGTGCTCCAGCGCCGCCTGAGGATTGTCGCACCCATACCCAACCCCCGTTGTCCGTGCATCCAGCATTCAAACACATCAACATCACACCAAGATCACGGCCCCTACGCTGTGAGCATGACGTATCGCTTCGACGACAGCATCCGCGCCGGTGTGCTTGCCCACATGAACGGCGATCACGGCGGCGACAATCTCCTCATCGTCCGAGCCTTCGGGCAGGCGGATGCCGTGAGCGCGACCATGTCGGATCTTGACGGCGACGGCGGAGTGTGGAATGCCGAGCTCGCCGACGGCTCGACGGTCGCCGTGGCGGTGGCCTGGCCCGGGGGTGGCATCACCGAGCGGCCGCAGATCCGGGCCGAGATCGTGAAGCTCTATGACGCGGCCTGCGAACGTCTCGGAGTGGCCAAGCGCCCTCACGATTGAGCCGCGACGGGGTAGCGAACTCCCGGGACTTTGGTCTTGTCAGGTTCTGCTTACCTGAAGGTACACTGGTGCCATGACACCCGTGACTCCGTTCTCCACGGCACTGCGCGAGCGCTCCAGCGGCGCCCACTCGGGTAGCGAGCACGCCGGCTTCATGAACGATCTCGTGAAGGGTGAGGGCACGCGCGAGGACTACATCGCCCTGGTCGCTCAGCACTGGTTCATGTACGACGCGATCGAGCGAGCCGCTGACGTCATGCGCCACGACCCCGTCGCCGCCCCGTTCATCAGCGACAAGCTCACCCGCATCCCGGCGCTGGAAGCGGACCTCGCATTTCTGATCGGCCCCGAGTGGCGCGACAGGATCGTCCCGCTGCCGAGCACGCAGCGCTACATCGACCGGATCAACGAGATCGGCTCGACCTGGGCCGGCGGGTTCGTCGCCCACCACTACACGCGCTACCTCGGCGACCTCTCAGGTGGCCAGTTCATCGGCAAACTCATGGCCCGACAGTTCGGCTTCGAGACCAACGGCATCGGGTTCTACATCTTCGACGACATCGCCGACCCGCGCGCCTTCAAGGATGTCTACCGCGCGCAGCTGGATGCCGCGCCCTGGGATGCCGACGAGCAGGAGCGGGTCATCGACGAGGTGCTGCGGGCCTACCAGTTCAATACCGACGTCTTCATCGACCTTGCCGAAGCCAAGTCGACCGGACGTATCGCCGAGATCGCCTGAGCCGCCCTCAGGCGCGTCCGCGCACGGCAGCCATGAACCGCTGCACATCGGGGTCGACCTGGATGTCTCGCGGCCGCAGCGGCCGGGACAGGTAGAGACCCTCGAGCGAGGTCAGCCTGCTCAGCGCGACGTAGGTCTGGCCGGGTGCGAAAGCCCCCGAACCCAGATCGATGATGGCGCGCTCATACGTCTTGCCCTGCGACTTGTGGATCGTCACCGCCCACGCCAGCCGCAGCGGGAACTGCGTGAACTCCGCCACGATCTCACGAGAGATCGACCTCGTCGACGCGTTGTACGCGTAGCGAAATCTCTCCCAGACGGCAGGCTCGACATCCATCTGCTCACCGTCGACCTCGACGCGCACGGCGCCGCCCGCGATGCGTGTCACGGTCCCGATCGTGCCGTTGACCCACCGCGGGGGCTGACCGAAGGTCGAGACGTCGTTGCGCAGGAACATGACCTGCGCGCCGACCTTCAGCTGCAACTCCGCGTCGGCGGGGTAGGCGGCATCCCCCGACCGAAGTCGCCACTGATCTCGGCATGGGCAGTCTGGGTCGCCCCCGACAAGGCGTCAAGGTGCGCGCGGTTGATGCGAGTGACGATGTCGTTGCGCGTTGCCAGCGTGATGATGGGAGGCTCGTCAGCACCGCCGACCGGCGGCGTCCGGGCGCCCGTGTCGTTGAGAACCTGAGCGATATCGGCGGTGACCCGGCCGTGGCGGACAGCGCCCAGCATCCGCCGGAACTCCGGATCGGACTGCCGGTGGATCTCGGCAAGCTCACGGATCTGCAGCGCCGCGCCATACCGACCCAGATCGAGCAGAGACGACCCCTCCGACCCCGGGAGCGCGGCATCCGATCCGGCCCAGACGCGCGCGTCGAAGAACCAGAACGACCGGTAGTGGTCACGGATGTAGCGCTGCTCGTCGCCGTGACGTGGCGGGACGGGCGCCAGTTGGTAGGGATCCCCGAACATGACGATCTGCACGCCCCCAAAGGGCTCGGCGCGCCGCCCGCGGGCTTGCCGCAGGGAACGGTCGATGGCGTCCATGACATCGGCGTTGACCATCGAGATCTCATCGATCACGAGCGTGTCGATGGCGTTGAGCAGCTTGCGGGTGGCCTCCGGGTGTTCAAGATCGGCATCCGCGATCAGACCGATCGGCAACCGCAGGAGCGAATGGATCGTCTGGCCTTCGACGTTGAGAGCTGCCACCCCGGTGGGCGCGCACACGGCGATCTGTTTGCTCGTCCGGTACGAGAGGTGCTGAAGCAGGGTGGACTTGCCCGTTCCGGCGCGTCCGGTCACGAAGACATGATCGCGCGTGTCTTCGATCAGCCGGAACAGCGCCTCTTGCTCTGCGGAGAGTTCGGGCGCCTGCACCGGGCCATGCTACCCAGGCCACGCCGTGGCAGGGCATCCTCACAGCGCGTCGTTTCTAGACTGGTGCCGTGAGCACCGCGGGGGAGAAGGCGTCGGGCAGTGCTGCCAGCGCGCCCACGATGGGCTCGGCACCCCGCGCGTCTCGTCGCGGCCGGCGGGATGCGCGTCGCTCTCTGGCCGGCGACCTCGTCGTCTTGTCGGTGGTCGGCGTGCTGCTGCTCGCGGCATTCATCGCGGCAGGAGCGACGCTCTACACGCAGTTCTACAGCCCGTCGGCGTTCGTCGTCCGCTACGCGAACCTGCTCGCCGACGGCGACGCCACACGTGCGCTCGCCGTGCCGGGAGTCGCCGTCTCCTCGGCAGACCTCGAGGCTGCCGGCCTCCCGGCAAACGCCTCCGAGGACTTCCTGCGCGCCAGTGCCCTGGGCACGCTCAGCGACATCCGCGTCGTGTCCGAAACAAGCACCGGCGACACCGTCGCGGTCACCCTCGCCTACACTGCGGGCGGCCACGAAGCATCCACGACCTTCTCGGTGATGCAGGACGGCATGATCGGGATCTTCCCGCGATGGGAGTTCGCGCAAAGTCCCATCACGGTGATGGATCTCACTGTCAACGGGTCCGCGGAGTTCGCCGTGAACGGCTTCACGGTGGATAAACGTCAAGTCTCCCCCGATGGCGCCGCGGCGGATCTGTCGGCATCGATTCCGCTGCTGGTCTTCTCGCCCGGAATCTACTCCGTCACCGTCGACACCCCCACCGCGACCTCGCCGGGTGTCGCGATGCTCTCTGACGTCCCGTTCACGAGTGTCCCTGTGACGGTCACGGCGACGGCATCCGAGGAGTTCATCACGCTCGTGCAAGACAAAGTGGATGCCTTCCTCGAGGAATGCACGCAGCAGCAGGTGCTGCAGCCGACCGCCTGCCCGTTCGGGTTCGAGCTGACAGACCGCATCGTGACCCTGCCGACGTGGTCGATCGTGCAGGACCCGACGGTTTCGCTCGTCGCCGACGGCGCCGGGTGGCGTATCGCGGAGTCGGCCGCCATGGCGCACATCGAGCTTCGCGTGCGGTCGCTTTTCGACGGAAGCGTGAGCGATGTGAGCGTCGATGTCCCCTTCGTGGTCACGGGGACGATCGACATCCTCCCCGACGGAACGGCGTCGATCCTCCTCGGGTGACGCGGACTCTCGTCAGCGGCCCACGCGCGCGTCACGCTCGGCGAGCTGAGCCAGACGCGCGTTGTACTCGTCGAGTTCGGCATCCGCCGTGCGATCGGCCTGCCGATCCTCGCGGCGCTGGGTGCGCTCGTCGCTGCGGCTCCACTGAATGGCAACCGTGACCGCAAGGATGAGGGTGGGGATCTCTCCGATCGACCAGGCGATGCCCCCGCCGATGTACTGATCCTCGAGCGGCGTCGCCCCCCACGTTCGACCCATTGCGCCGAACCACTCGGCGATCATCAGCCCGCTGTTCATCATGATCGCGACGCCGAAGAACGCGTGCATCGCCATGACACCGATCAGGATGAGCAGTCGGAACGGGTAGGGAAGGCGGTAGGGCACCGGGTCGATGCCGATCAACGACAGCACGAACAGATAGCCCGTGAGCAGGAAGTGGAAGATCATCCACTCGTGCCCGAGGTGGTCGTACAGGCTCCAGCGGAACAGATCGGTGTAGTAGAAGAGCCAGAGCGAGAGCACGAAGTTGGCCGCGGCGAAGAACGGATTGGTGACGACCTTCGCAAACGGCGTGTGGAGGGCCCAGAGGATCCACTCGCGGCCACCGCGCGTGCCGTCATCCCGCTTGCGGATCGTCCGGAGCGCGAGCGTGACCGGAGCGCCCGCCACAAGCAGCAACGGAATCCCCATCGTCAACGCCATGTGCCCGAACATGTGCACGCTGAAGAGGTACTCCTGATAGACGTTGTGCGCGCCGTTGGTGATCCAGGCAAGCGTGGCAAGTCCGGCAAGGAACAGGATGGTGCGGTAGACGGGCCACCGGTCGCCGCGAGCGCGAAGGCGCCAGACACCCGCGAGATAGAAGAACGCGGCGAAGGCACACCCCAGCGCCCACAGCAGGTCGATCTCCCACGCTGACACCCACTGCCACGGCGTGAGCTCGGGAGGCAGCGCTGCGCCCGTGAGAAACTCCGCGGGCGTTCGCAGTTCGGGCAGAGAGGTATCGACCGGGGGAGGCGTGCGGGCAAGCGCCACCGCCGCGCCGCTGGCGATGCCCATGAAGCCGATCTCGGCGAGGATCAGCCACCAGAAGAAGCGGGATGCGCGGATCTCGCGCAGCCGGTCGATGAGCCGGAGCCGGTACCACGCCCCGAGAAGACCCATCGCGACCAGTGCGACGATCTTGACGGCCAGGATGGCGCCATACGGCGAGAGCATCGCCTCCCAGGTCACGACCCCGATCACGCCGCGGACGTACCCGGATGCCGCGACCACGACGAAGGCCACGATCGCCACCGTCGAGTACCGGCGCAACACCGTCGTCATCCGGTCAATCGGCAGCAGGGGGCGGATGACGATCATCAACAGCAGTCCGCCAAGCCACAAGGCAGCGCCCTCGACGTGGAGCACTGTCGCCATCACCGCGGCGTTGTGATTGGCCTCCTCGCCCGAGTGGCCCTGCGTCCCCACCGGGACGAGGGCCGCGATCGCGAGAAGAGCGACGAGGAACGTGGCAGTCCAGGAGCGGACCGCGAAAGTGAGCACGGTCAGAAGCGCGCCGAAGACCGTCGTGAGCAGCCACGCGCTGCCGAGTTCGGTCTCCGTCAGAAACCTGCCGAACTGGGAGCCGAACTCCGGACCGAGCGTCACCTGGGCGTTGAACGCGTCGATGAAGGTGAGGAATCCGGTGACCCCGGCTGCGACGGTGAAGACAGCTGCCGAGACGGATGCCACATCCAGCGCGACATCGAAGGCCTTGTCGCCCGCCTTCAGCGCGAACAGGGCCAGGACGAGCGACCCGAGCAGCCCGGCCGCAGCGAGGTTGAAGATGAGCGTCGCGGCCGGTAGACCCCATCGGACGACAGGCCCGGCATCGGCGATCACCAGCGGCGCCGCGCCTCCGCCGTACGCGAGAGCGGCCACCATCACGACGACGGCGACCGTCACGAGCGTCGCCGGGCCGACCGCCCGCAGCAGGCGGGAATCCATCCCCTCAGCCTACGCGCGCGAAAGGGGAGCATCCGCGGACGGACGCTCCCCTTTCGAGGTGAAGACGATGGGTCTTACTTGGCAGCAGCCTTGAGCTTGGCGCCGGCCGAGACCTTGACGCGCTTGCCCGCGGGGATCTTGATCTCCTCGCCGGTCTGCGGGTTGCGGCCCGTGCGAGCGGAGGTGGCGACCTGCTCGAACGAGACCCAGCCCGGGATCGAGACCTTGCTGCCCTTGGCGACGGCCTCGGCGACAGTGGTGAACAGCGCGTCGACGACGCCCGAAACGGTGGCCTGGCTCTGACCGGTCGCGCTCGCGATGCTCGCGACGAGCTCGGTCTTGGTGATGGACTTTTCAGCCATTGTGGTTGTCCTCCAAGGCGGTGAAGTCCCCGCCCTCGTGCATGGACCGAAAGCTGGTGGCTCTCGGCTGGTCTCTTGCCGACCGCCCTCGAATATACCCACGAACCCCGGAATTCCGCGGATTTCGCGGCCTTCAGCGTCCGTTTCGCGGCGTGTCGCGTCACGGAAGTGACGCGTGTGACTCCCGTGACTGTGTCCGGGATGCCGAGAGCAGGGGACGCGTCAGGCCCGACATCCGTGAGGATGCCGGGCCTGAGGCGTTTGCGGGCTGGCTTACCAGCTCGACAGTGCTTGCTTGCGGGCTGGCTTACCAGCTCGACAGTGCTTGTTCGCGGGCTGGCTTACCAGCTCGACCTTGCTTGTTCGCGGGCTCGTTTACCAGCTCGACTTGGTCACGCCGGGCAGCTCGCCACGGTGTGCCATGTCACGGAAACGCACACGCGAGATGCCGAACTTCGTCAGCACACCGCGGGGGCGACCGTCGATCGCGTCACGGCTGCGCAGACGCACCGGCGACGCGTTGCGGGGGAGCTTCTGCAGGCCGACGCGAGCGGCTTCGCGCTGCTCATCGGTCGCGTTCGGGTCCACGAGCTGCTTCTTGAGTTCGAGACGCTTGGCGGCGTAGCGGTCCACGACCGCCTGGCGCTGGTTGTTGCGCGCGATCTTGCTCTTCTTTGCCATGATCAGCGCTCCTCTCGGAATTCGACGTGCTTGCGGATGACCGGGTCGTACTTCTTGAGCACGATGCGGTCAGGGTTGTTGCGGCGGTTCTTGCGCGTCACGTAGGTGTAGCCCGTGCCGGCGGTCGAACGCAGCTTGATGATCGGACGAACGTCCTGGGACTTCTTCGCCATTAGAGCTTCACACCCTTCGCGATCAGGTCCTTCACGA
Protein-coding sequences here:
- a CDS encoding heme oxygenase (biliverdin-producing), producing the protein MTPVTPFSTALRERSSGAHSGSEHAGFMNDLVKGEGTREDYIALVAQHWFMYDAIERAADVMRHDPVAAPFISDKLTRIPALEADLAFLIGPEWRDRIVPLPSTQRYIDRINEIGSTWAGGFVAHHYTRYLGDLSGGQFIGKLMARQFGFETNGIGFYIFDDIADPRAFKDVYRAQLDAAPWDADEQERVIDEVLRAYQFNTDVFIDLAEAKSTGRIAEIA
- a CDS encoding PfkB family carbohydrate kinase yields the protein MTSRGLGPLCVVGSINVDVSVAVGELPIPGETVRGAGPVRDAGGKGANQAAAAARLGAAVRMLGAVGDDADGRVMVENLRRAGVDTSGIRVVAEPTGTALITVDATGENTIVVCAGANDAVEGVGPFAPDEAVLAQLEIPSDAVEALAASVPGFFALNAAPAREVPASVLRRADLVIVNDAEFAALPAVGAARLVVVTHGARGASLWRDGQRVLTAPSPGVEAVSAVGAGDAFSAAITLAVHAGWPDEVALAAACAVGADAVTHAGAQPPLCPLGDYR
- a CDS encoding DUF2470 domain-containing protein produces the protein MTYRFDDSIRAGVLAHMNGDHGGDNLLIVRAFGQADAVSATMSDLDGDGGVWNAELADGSTVAVAVAWPGGGITERPQIRAEIVKLYDAACERLGVAKRPHD
- a CDS encoding nucleoside hydrolase; the encoded protein is MTAPLPLYLDCDTGIDDTVALAYLLRSPAAELVGIGTVSGNTDAAQAARNTLDLLALAGSPHIPVAVGAHDHLTHPYGGGAPHVHGDNGIGGVILPGSSASPDTRDAADLLLDLSHTHAGSLHILTIGPVTNIAIALQRDPTLPSRISGVTAMGGAALVPGNSTPAAEANIFNDPAAADALARADWDVTFVPLDVTMNHILTDDDRELLLSSADPFARAVGEILDHYLDFYVPQFGERLSPLHDPLAAMAALGAPGIGRSLRVPVVIDTTDGPSRGSTVVDMRGQRLGPRDHEGVRTRVLFEGADTLTEHLVSTILGASTTP
- the rpmG gene encoding 50S ribosomal protein L33, with amino-acid sequence MAKKSQDVRPIIKLRSTAGTGYTYVTRKNRRNNPDRIVLKKYDPVIRKHVEFREER
- a CDS encoding bifunctional copper resistance protein CopD/cytochrome c oxidase assembly protein, with amino-acid sequence MDSRLLRAVGPATLVTVAVVVMVAALAYGGGAAPLVIADAGPVVRWGLPAATLIFNLAAAGLLGSLVLALFALKAGDKAFDVALDVASVSAAVFTVAAGVTGFLTFIDAFNAQVTLGPEFGSQFGRFLTETELGSAWLLTTVFGALLTVLTFAVRSWTATFLVALLAIAALVPVGTQGHSGEEANHNAAVMATVLHVEGAALWLGGLLLMIVIRPLLPIDRMTTVLRRYSTVAIVAFVVVAASGYVRGVIGVVTWEAMLSPYGAILAVKIVALVAMGLLGAWYRLRLIDRLREIRASRFFWWLILAEIGFMGIASGAAVALARTPPPVDTSLPELRTPAEFLTGAALPPELTPWQWVSAWEIDLLWALGCAFAAFFYLAGVWRLRARGDRWPVYRTILFLAGLATLAWITNGAHNVYQEYLFSVHMFGHMALTMGIPLLLVAGAPVTLALRTIRKRDDGTRGGREWILWALHTPFAKVVTNPFFAAANFVLSLWLFYYTDLFRWSLYDHLGHEWMIFHFLLTGYLFVLSLIGIDPVPYRLPYPFRLLILIGVMAMHAFFGVAIMMNSGLMIAEWFGAMGRTWGATPLEDQYIGGGIAWSIGEIPTLILAVTVAIQWSRSDERTQRREDRQADRTADAELDEYNARLAQLAERDARVGR
- a CDS encoding serine hydrolase domain-containing protein encodes the protein MTVALAAMLVGCAPTESVEIDVPAQVEGDFPTETQAQLDAALNEAMAATGSSGAIVGVWAPWSGSWVEGVGTQSPKSSQSVTADMEFRAARVTRAMTCDVLYELVEREVVALDDLVSDYVGGASGLEDVTLGELCDSSSGIGASAPSLWNEWVKTPNREWPPLELAAYGMGRERTTEPGDAFVDSDAGYFLLGVALESATATSLPDLIEQYVTEPLGLESTWLPGSAPATPSGDTGTPSLQGNNSLPGEDGQLLCADPVEITELSASIGFADSGAVSTITDLGRYAQALATGALLGEDQTRFDSPRAAYAGAPTWYTYDGGAFTAGGLIGQHGAMPGYITAAYADPDTGLTVAVVLNNSAAPAGLAANLAWELAAIASKAPAAAGETAPAAGLPWTAEQQGETIRGAAVCPLPEP
- the rpsN gene encoding 30S ribosomal protein S14, with amino-acid sequence MAKKSKIARNNQRQAVVDRYAAKRLELKKQLVDPNATDEQREAARVGLQKLPRNASPVRLRSRDAIDGRPRGVLTKFGISRVRFRDMAHRGELPGVTKSSW
- a CDS encoding HU family DNA-binding protein, encoding MAEKSITKTELVASIASATGQSQATVSGVVDALFTTVAEAVAKGSKVSIPGWVSFEQVATSARTGRNPQTGEEIKIPAGKRVKVSAGAKLKAAAK
- a CDS encoding EamA family transporter, with product MVVTGLVCQELGASLAVLLFPALGPLGIVFLRLGFSAVILMVIARPRVRSHTPTAWRSVIGFGLVLALMNGLFYLALERLPLGVTVTIEVLGPLVLSVIAARRASAWLWAGLALVGVVALAGGGWDRLDPIGVLFALGAASSWALYILASARVGREFPRLDGLALAMVVGALAALPAGLVAAGGALVRIDLLALGAAVAVLSSTIPYALELLALRRLAASAFAILMSLAPATATLAGWLLLGQAMTWLEVAGIALVIAASMGAVRTASARPATGAVSTGPEPAEPLP